The following are from one region of the Salvia splendens isolate huo1 chromosome 2, SspV2, whole genome shotgun sequence genome:
- the LOC121775979 gene encoding uncharacterized protein LOC121775979 — translation MPVSKIPVSTDLIMQSESRRQVTIHMKNELSYLSSIFTKWINAQKLYVDSLNMWLYKCVLLLRNTSKKSKRTRPPPIKNIGPAVYMICDTWLEMFDKLPFKEVVYSIKELEVEVALFLPHQEKTKKKGASSTIVGDEDEETPTPALDRFRTSLAGFVGRLNDFAESSEGLFSDLQKEIEEAKKNYEVLKSQQA, via the coding sequence ATGCCGGTGTCTAAAATTCCCGTAAGCACGGATCTCATCATGCAGTCAGAGTCTCGGAGACAGGTCACCATCCATATGAAGAATGAACTAAGCTACCTATCATCCATCTTCACAAAATGGATCAACGCGCAAAAGCTTTACGTGGATTCCCTCAATATGTGGCTCTACAAGTGTGTTTTGCTTCTGCGGAATACTTCTAAGAAGAGCAAAAGGACGAGACCTCCGCCAATAAAAAACATAGGTCCAGCGGTATACATGATATGCGATACCTGGTTAGAGATGTTCGACAAACTCCCTTTTAAAGAAGTTGTCTACTCTATCAAGGAGTTGGAAGTCGAAGTCGCACTCTTTCTGCCTCATCAAgagaagacgaagaagaagggCGCAAGTAGTACCATTGTGGGAGACGAAGACGAGGAGACACCAACGCCTGCTCTGGATCGTTTCAGGACGAGTTTGGCTGGATTTGTTGGGAGATTGAACGACTTTGCTGAGTCGTCCGAGGGGCTGTTCTCGGACCTCCAAAAGGAAATCGAGGAAGCTAAGAAAAACTATGAAGTGTTGAAGTCACAACAGGCATAG
- the LOC121775970 gene encoding uncharacterized protein LOC121775970, producing the protein MANHSPPSSTPVSNLFQTHHMKFRSPFSTKVEEKPPVPVAVSVSSTTPLPTTPRSTEVPEASPFETADEPETPAWDYFGLSNPTEQRFPAQEGRGFDQGAEKSDGREDPQISDDEFDEPATASLVRRFKNVNMSKENHAKVEDQVLKDFVTSKKIIDQLFARASESGREVPKMLEANKLHFRKVVIHGKQRGSASLLKSCFSCGDDPSQVPQEPPQETVNSFTWPRTESSPPDSSLNLLTANYTDGVEDLSNNLLDNFCMAGEMLQSNFDQKCKLLLEQAYQAGNTDKTRAAIKGLHSRIRVSVHRIKSISKKIEEIRD; encoded by the exons ATGGCAAATCATTCGCCACCTTCTTCGACTCCTGTTTCGAATCTGTTCCAAACTCATCATATGAAGTTCAGAAGCCCGTTCTCCACAAAAGTCGAAGAGAAGCCTCCCGTGCCTGTTGCAGTCTCGGTTTCTTCCACGACTCCTCTGCCTACCACCCCTCGCTCCACTGAAGTACCAGAAGCATCACCATTCGAAACAGCTGACGAACCAGAAACTCCAGCTTGGGATTATTTTGGTCTTTCTAATCCAACCGAGCAGCGTTTCCCTGCACAAGAGGGCCGAGGATTTGATCAGGGTGCGGAGAAGTCTGATGGAAGAGAAGATCCGCAGATATCTGATGATGAATTTGACGAGCCTGCCACTGCTAGCCTTGTTCGACGTTTCAAAAACGTAAACATGTCAAAAGAAAATCACGCCAAAG TTGAAGATCAAGTACTAAAGGACTTTGTTACGAGCAAGAAAATTATTGATCAGCTTTTTGCTAGAGCGTCTGAATCAGGAAGAGAAGTTCCAAAGATGCTTGAAGCAAATAAATTGCATTTCCGGAAAGTAGTTATACATGGAAAACAAC GTGGTTCAGCGTCACTACTGAAATCTTGCTTTTCGTGTGGGGACGATCCGAGCCAGGTTCCACAAG AGCCGCCTCAAGAGACTGTCAACTCCTTTACTTGGCCTCGCACGGAATCATCTCCTCCCGATTCATCTTTGAATCTTCTAACTGCGAATTACACTGATGGCGTTGAAGATCTTAGTAATAATCTCTTAGACAACTTCTGCATG GCTGGTGAGATGCTTCAGAGTAATTTTGATCAGAAATGCAAACTTCTCCTAGAGCAAGCATACCAGGCCGGGAACACCGACAAGACACGAGCCGCAATCAAAGGACTGCACTCGAGAATTAGAGTTTCTGTGCATAGAATCAAGTCCATCTCAAAGAAGATCGAAGAAATTAGAGATTGA